Below is a window of Romeriopsis navalis LEGE 11480 DNA.
GAGGATAATTTCCCATCATTTAAGACTCGGGAGACGGCGGATTTATTTTTAGTACTGGTGATGCGGTTGCTCAAAGATGGCGGACGGGCGGCGATCGTGCTCCCTGATGGGACGCTATTTGGTGAGGGGATTAAAACGCGGATTAAGGAGAAGCTGCTGCGGGACTGTAATTTGCATACGATCGTGCGGCTGCCGAATGGGGTGTTTGCGCCCTATACGAGTATCAAGACGAATTTGTTGTTTTTTACGAAGGGGAAGCCGACCAAGGAGGTTTGGTACTATGAGCATCCCTATCCGAAGGGGTATAAGTCGTACTCGAAGACGAAGCCGATGCGGATTGAGGAGTTTGAGCCGGAGAAGGCTTGGTGGGAGCACCGCGAGGAGAACGAGTTTGCTTGGAAGGTGTCGCTCAAATCGATCCAGGAGAATAATTACAATCTGGATGTGAAGAATCCCAATGCGGTGGGGGAGGTGCATGAGGATGCGGCGGTGCTGTTGGATAAGTATCAGTTTGCGGTGAGTGAGGCGGATAAGGCCCGATCGGCTTTGCAGGCAGCGCTCAGGGATTGTTTGGAGTGAAGTTCGTTAAAATGTAAATGTCGGAGTACACCAATCTTGGGGGTTGCTATGAGTGCGGTTGTGGAATTTCAGGCACAGGTGAAGGATGGGGTAATTGTGATTCCTGAGCAGTACAAAAGCTCATTGAATCAGGCTCAGGATGTACGGGTGATTCTGGTCCAGCAAAATTCGAAGCCAACCAATGATGCGGATTTTTTGACCGAGTTGTTAGAAAATCCGGTGGTGATGGCGGATTTTGTGCCGTTGACGCGGGATGAGATGTATGAGCGTTAGTCTGGAATCGTCGCTTTGCTTTGTGGATTCGAATATCTGGCTTTATGCGTTGATTCGGAGTCAAGATGAACGGAAGCATCAGGTGGCAAATCAGTTATTACGATCGGTGCGGGTGGCAATGAGTGCCCAGGTTGTGAATGAGGTGAGTTTGAATTTGATGCGCAAGGCGAAGTTTTCGGAAAACCAAGTGGAGCAGTTTATCCGAGGTTGCTATCAATCGCATTTGGTGATGGATTTGAATCAAGCGGTACTGCTGCGGGCAGCGGATCTGAGGCGTGGTAGTTATCTGTTTTCGTTTTGGGATAGTTTGGTGGTGGCAGCAGCATTGGAGACGGGGGCAGATGTGCTGATTTCGGAGGATATGCAGCAGGGATTAGTCGTTGAAGGTGTTTTGACGATTCATAATCCATTTTAAGGCCCGATCGGTTTTACAGGCAGCGTTGCAGGATTATTGAGAATGGGGGATCACTTGATCGAGGAGATGGTGATATGACGACAGTGACTGAAATTGAAGCGGTGATTCGGCAGTTGTCAGAGGATGATGCGCGGCGGTTGTCGGTGTTGTTGTTGGGTTATTTGGATGATGCGTGGGATGTGCAAATGCAGGCTGATGTTGAAGGTGGTCGGTTGGATAGGCTGATGGCGCAGGCGGAGGCGGCGATTGCGGTTGGAAATGTGAGAGATTTGGATGTGTTGCTGAATGAGGCCCCCTAAATCACCCAATTCTGGGAGAATTTGAAGGATGGCTCGGTTCCCCCAGAATTGGGGGTTAGGGGGTGGATCGGCGAGCGTTTTTGTGCAGTTGGGCGAGGGGTAGCGGATGGATTTGCAGACGTTTTGGGATAACTTCGATGTGATTGCGGCAGCGCCGGGTGGGGTGCAACGGCTGCGGGAGTTGATTTTGGATTTGGCTGTGCGGGGGAAGTTGGTGCCGCAAGATCAGATGGATGAGTCTGCGGCGAAGCTGTTGGAAAATATCTCTGAACGGCACACATTATTAGATCCTAAGCAATATAGAAAGCCTAAAAATCTACTGCCAATTAATGAAATCGAAAAACCCTTTGACTCACCTCTCGGATGGAGTTGGTGTCGATTTACTGATGTTGGTCTCCTGGGACGTGGTAAGTCAAAACATCGCCCTAGAAATGATCCAGCGCTTTATGCAGGAGGTACTATTCCGCTAGTTCAAACGGGAGATGTCGCACGTGCAGATCAGAAGGTTCTAACTCATACAGCACTTTATAACGAAGCAGGATTAGCACAAAGTCGTTTATGGCCGAAGGGAACCCTTTGTATTACTATTGCTGCAAATATTGCTGATTCTGCCATCTTGGCTTTTGACGCTTGTTTCCCTGATAGTGTTGTTGGTTTTATTCCAACGTCTCCGATTGAAAGTGCAAGCTACTTTGATTTTTTCATCAGAACGATGAAAAGTAGACTTGAGGACTTTGCTCCTTCAACTGCTCAAAAGAATATTAATCTGGCTATTCTAAATGAGGTGTTAATCCCACTGCCACCCCTCGCAGAGCAGAAGCGGATTGTGGCGAAGGTGGATGAATTGATGGCATTGTGCGATCGCTATGAGGCGGCGAAAGTCAATCAAGATACGCTGCGGACAAAACTACGGGCAAGCTCGATCGATGCTCTGATGAATGCTGACACAGATGAGGCGTTAAATGCTTCCTGGGAATTTGTTTGTTATAACTGGATCAATCTTAGTCAAACTCTTCCCGGCATTGATAATTTGCGTAAGGTGATTTTACAACTAGGCGTGCGCGGGAAACTAGTCCCTCAGAATGTGGCTGATGAACCAGTTTCCTCCCTACTAGAGAAAGCGGATGAGCATCGAAATCATCTGGAAGCAATTGGGAAAATCAGAAAACAGAAGAAAAAAATAATGCTGCACAGACTTACTTGGCATGTCCCGAAACATTGGGAAGCTACGGGACTGTCAAAAGTTGCATTTTCCTATGATCATCTACGAGTTCCTATTAATAAAACTGAGCGTGCGACTAGACATGGAAATATCCCTTACTATGGCGCGAATGGGCAAGTAGGTTGGATTGATGAAGCATTATTTGATGAAGATTTAGTTCTAGTAGTAGAAGATGAAACCTTTATCGGCAGGGTAAAACCTTTCTCATATCAAATTTCAGGAAAGGCATGGGTGAATAACCATGCACATGTGTTGAAACCTAGCCATGCATTAGAACCGGAATTTCTCAATTGTGTATTGATGTTTTATCCCTTTGCTCCACTAACATCTGGAACAACAGGTCGTCGAAAGTTAAATCAGCAAACCCTGATGGGCATAGAAATTCCCCTTCCACCCCTCGCCGAACAAAAACGCATCGTCGCTAAAGTCGATCAACTAATGACCCTCTGCGACACCCTCGAAACCCACCTGCGCGAAACCCAGGAAAAATCCAAAGCCCTTGCCGCTGCGGTGGTGGGGCAGCTAGAGATTTAGTTGTCAGTCGTCAGTTTTGAGTTTTCAGTATTGCTCCCTGTATTCCTGTTGCCATGAGCGAACTTGCCACCGATGCACTCTATCAACGGATTCGAGATATCCTCGATGCCGCCAAAATCGGCGTCTCCCGCACCGTCAATACGGCGCAAGTCGTTTCCTACTGGCTCATCGGACGGGAAATCGTTGAACAAGAACAACAGGGGCAACAACGCGCCGACTACGGCGAAAGCCTCCTCAAAGACCTCTCCCGCCGCCTCACAAAGGATGTTGGCAAAGGCTTTTCTTTGTCAAACCTGAAATATATTCGTCAATTCTACGTGGGATTTCCCGATCTTCTAACGGCCACCTCAATTGGTCACGCAGTGCGTGACCAATCTTGCTCAAGCGACCAATTTGCCACCCTTAGCCAATCTCAATCTAATTGGCAACCCGGTCAACTTCACCCAAACCTCTCCTGGACCCACTACCGCACCCTCCTCCGCATCGATAACCCTGATGCCCGCGCCTTCTACGAAATCGAAGCCCTCAAAAACAACTGGTCCGCCCGTGAACTCGATCGTCAAATCAACAGCCTGCTATTCGAGCGCCTCGCCAAAAGTACCGACAAAGCCGGATTGTTGCAACTCGCCACCCAAGGTCAAACCATCCAAACCCCTAGCGACGTATTTAAAGACCCCGTCGTCATCGAATTTCTTGGTCTACCCGAATCACCGCGCCTCGTTGAATCAGACCTCGAAACGGCACTGATTAGTAACCTCCAGACCTTCCTGCTCGAACTCGGTAAAGGTTTCGCCTTCGTCTCCCGCCAAGAACGCATTAGCCTCGACGGCGATCACTTCTATATCGATCTCGTCTTTTACCACACCATTCTCAAATGCTACGTCCTG
It encodes the following:
- a CDS encoding PIN domain-containing protein, producing MSVSLESSLCFVDSNIWLYALIRSQDERKHQVANQLLRSVRVAMSAQVVNEVSLNLMRKAKFSENQVEQFIRGCYQSHLVMDLNQAVLLRAADLRRGSYLFSFWDSLVVAAALETGADVLISEDMQQGLVVEGVLTIHNPF
- a CDS encoding restriction endonuclease subunit S, which translates into the protein MDLQTFWDNFDVIAAAPGGVQRLRELILDLAVRGKLVPQDQMDESAAKLLENISERHTLLDPKQYRKPKNLLPINEIEKPFDSPLGWSWCRFTDVGLLGRGKSKHRPRNDPALYAGGTIPLVQTGDVARADQKVLTHTALYNEAGLAQSRLWPKGTLCITIAANIADSAILAFDACFPDSVVGFIPTSPIESASYFDFFIRTMKSRLEDFAPSTAQKNINLAILNEVLIPLPPLAEQKRIVAKVDELMALCDRYEAAKVNQDTLRTKLRASSIDALMNADTDEALNASWEFVCYNWINLSQTLPGIDNLRKVILQLGVRGKLVPQNVADEPVSSLLEKADEHRNHLEAIGKIRKQKKKIMLHRLTWHVPKHWEATGLSKVAFSYDHLRVPINKTERATRHGNIPYYGANGQVGWIDEALFDEDLVLVVEDETFIGRVKPFSYQISGKAWVNNHAHVLKPSHALEPEFLNCVLMFYPFAPLTSGTTGRRKLNQQTLMGIEIPLPPLAEQKRIVAKVDQLMTLCDTLETHLRETQEKSKALAAAVVGQLEI
- a CDS encoding PDDEXK nuclease domain-containing protein, translated to MSELATDALYQRIRDILDAAKIGVSRTVNTAQVVSYWLIGREIVEQEQQGQQRADYGESLLKDLSRRLTKDVGKGFSLSNLKYIRQFYVGFPDLLTATSIGHAVRDQSCSSDQFATLSQSQSNWQPGQLHPNLSWTHYRTLLRIDNPDARAFYEIEALKNNWSARELDRQINSLLFERLAKSTDKAGLLQLATQGQTIQTPSDVFKDPVVIEFLGLPESPRLVESDLETALISNLQTFLLELGKGFAFVSRQERISLDGDHFYIDLVFYHTILKCYVLIDLKVGKLNHGDLGQLQLYVNYYDRQRCAPDDNPTLGLILCSDKNDAVVKYTLGPEQQTKIFASRYKLHLPTEAELQAELNREIAQLRADES